The Eubacteriales bacterium genome has a window encoding:
- a CDS encoding V-type ATPase subunit has product MTYKSYPFACASLKVKETKLLTKEKLMRIAETNSADEAYKALADTGYGLGETSSNFEALIRKELRDAYEYTAKIAPDEKAFSLYLLKTDYHNLKILLKLLLKKEPLSSKALRQNGTIPTEILKTAITGKKYNSLPVEMKEALLLLDRQFSVKEDVSLIGLYLDAAYATQLLRIVKDVKEDFIKEYITAYIDFTNVLSYIRLRILNSGKDMLFKVLIKGGKIGEKMFLDLFNTDWDSVAGYLARQGYEKPLKTAFEEFKKSGSLYAFEKARDDYLLNIIKEHKNDVFSIAPSISYILAKEREADNIRIIMTAKLNGKDKSFVFDRIKEMYS; this is encoded by the coding sequence ATGACATATAAAAGTTACCCTTTTGCCTGTGCAAGTTTAAAGGTAAAGGAAACTAAACTCTTAACTAAAGAAAAACTTATGCGTATTGCCGAAACCAACAGTGCGGACGAAGCATATAAAGCCTTAGCTGATACTGGATATGGACTCGGAGAAACGTCATCTAACTTCGAAGCCCTTATTAGAAAAGAGCTTAGAGATGCTTACGAATATACAGCTAAAATAGCACCGGACGAAAAGGCGTTTAGCTTATATCTTTTAAAGACGGATTACCATAATCTAAAGATACTGTTAAAACTTTTATTAAAAAAAGAGCCGCTTTCAAGCAAAGCTTTAAGGCAAAACGGTACGATACCGACAGAAATTTTAAAAACTGCAATTACAGGTAAAAAATATAACAGCCTGCCTGTGGAAATGAAAGAAGCGCTGCTTTTGCTAGACCGGCAGTTTTCCGTAAAAGAAGACGTATCATTGATAGGGTTATATTTAGATGCGGCCTATGCTACTCAGCTTTTGCGCATAGTTAAAGACGTAAAAGAAGATTTTATTAAGGAATATATAACAGCATATATAGATTTTACAAATGTGCTTTCATATATACGCCTCCGTATATTAAATTCAGGCAAAGATATGCTTTTCAAGGTATTGATAAAAGGCGGAAAAATTGGCGAAAAGATGTTTCTAGATCTCTTTAACACTGATTGGGATTCTGTAGCCGGTTATTTAGCGCGGCAAGGCTATGAGAAGCCTCTAAAAACAGCTTTTGAAGAATTTAAGAAGAGCGGTTCACTTTACGCATTTGAAAAAGCAAGGGACGATTACCTTTTAAATATTATAAAGGAACATAAAAACGATGTGTTTTCTATTGCGCCGTCTATATCTTATATATTGGCAAAAGAGCGTGAAGCGGATAATATCCGTATTATTATGACGGCAAAGTTAAATGGAAAAGACAAGAGCTTTGTATTTGACAGAATAAAAGAAATGTATTCATAA
- a CDS encoding V-type ATP synthase subunit K: MEIQLGQVIAFIGAAIAAGLAGIGSAIGVGIAGESLAGLTSEEPEKFGKGLVLQLLPGTQGIYGLLVAFMIVMKVGLLSGTLIDITPTQGFLLFAGALPIGIVGLFSAIAQGKTVIAGIILLGKREEEQGKAITMSIMVETYAVLSLLISMLIILLVQVG, from the coding sequence ATGGAAATTCAATTAGGACAAGTTATTGCTTTTATTGGAGCAGCAATCGCTGCCGGGCTTGCCGGAATAGGCTCTGCAATCGGCGTTGGGATTGCTGGCGAATCTTTGGCAGGGTTAACATCTGAAGAACCGGAAAAGTTCGGTAAGGGCCTTGTGCTTCAGCTACTTCCAGGTACGCAGGGTATTTATGGGCTTTTAGTGGCTTTCATGATAGTTATGAAAGTAGGCTTACTTAGCGGTACTTTAATCGACATTACTCCAACTCAAGGGTTTTTACTCTTTGCAGGAGCGCTGCCTATAGGTATCGTTGGTCTATTTAGTGCTATCGCACAGGGTAAGACGGTAATAGCCGGTATTATTCTTTTAGGTAAAAGAGAAGAAGAGCAGGGCAAGGCGATCACAATGAGTATCATGGTCGAGACATACGCAGTTTTATCACTTCTTATATCTATGCTGATAATATTGCTTGTGCAGGTTGGTTGA
- a CDS encoding V-type ATP synthase subunit F — MAKIGVIGDADSVMGFKTLGIDTYSATAGEAPQLIHKLAREKYAVIFITERTAKNAKEAIDRYKNVAYPAIIPIPGNYGTTGFGMAKLKSNAEKAIGMDILFSNKEGK; from the coding sequence ATGGCTAAGATCGGTGTAATAGGAGATGCGGACAGTGTAATGGGCTTCAAAACGCTGGGCATTGATACATATAGCGCAACAGCGGGAGAGGCCCCCCAGCTTATACACAAGCTGGCAAGGGAAAAGTATGCAGTTATATTTATTACTGAGAGAACTGCTAAGAATGCAAAAGAAGCTATAGATAGATATAAGAATGTAGCTTATCCGGCTATCATACCCATACCCGGCAATTACGGAACGACAGGATTTGGAATGGCAAAGTTAAAATCAAATGCAGAAAAGGCCATTGGTATGGACATTCTTTTTTCAAATAAAGAAGGCAAATAG
- a CDS encoding V-type ATP synthase subunit E family protein translates to MTGADKIISSIIEEAEKEAKDILAEATLKAEELKKESNRESGHKAKEILKEAKKTGEESKRRILAVYGLELKKELLAAKRSMLNEAYDKAFQRLLHLSKEEYLELMKKLLLKTVTTGDESVILSKEECYINREFLDTVNDELNLSGKEGKLKLSGEKAELKGGFILKSKDLSIDCSLETLIKELRDKTESLLAQILFG, encoded by the coding sequence TTGACTGGAGCCGATAAAATTATTTCAAGCATTATAGAGGAAGCCGAAAAAGAAGCTAAAGATATTTTAGCGGAGGCAACTCTTAAGGCTGAAGAATTAAAAAAAGAATCGAACAGGGAATCAGGCCACAAAGCAAAAGAGATTTTGAAAGAAGCTAAGAAAACCGGCGAAGAAAGCAAAAGGCGTATACTTGCAGTTTACGGACTGGAACTTAAAAAAGAGCTTTTGGCAGCAAAGAGGAGTATGCTAAACGAGGCATATGATAAAGCGTTTCAAAGACTTTTGCATTTAAGTAAAGAAGAATACTTAGAGCTTATGAAAAAACTTCTTTTGAAAACGGTAACCACAGGGGACGAAAGCGTTATATTATCTAAAGAAGAATGTTATATCAACAGGGAATTTTTAGATACTGTCAATGATGAGCTTAATTTAAGCGGCAAAGAAGGGAAACTAAAATTAAGTGGAGAAAAAGCGGAATTAAAAGGCGGTTTCATACTTAAAAGCAAAGACCTTAGCATAGACTGTTCGCTTGAAACGCTTATAAAAGAACTGCGCGATAAAACAGAATCGCTATTAGCGCAGATTCTATTTGGTTGA